A genomic stretch from Aedes albopictus strain Foshan chromosome 2, AalbF5, whole genome shotgun sequence includes:
- the LOC109405156 gene encoding SAGA-associated factor 29, whose protein sequence is MPLTAEQAMLQVQERLRSLKSLIAEVEAERKRNEPNIVNTIRLAKMSNDEKSPAVNHKLKALYKTGLQDAIQEENLIRQALAKIQDIRNIRNERRIQARNAGNKETIRRGALMKMLQISAQTLPLFVSKPGEKIPPLCGCIPADNSYVAKPGDMVAALVKGLEDEENWILAEVVQYLSSANKYEVDDIDEEQKDRHILSKRRIVPLPLMRANPETDGQALFSKGTTVMALYPQTTCFYKAVINALPQTANEEYEVLFEDPTYADGYSPPLYVAQRYVIAIKQNKKVGANS, encoded by the exons ATGCCCTTAACTGCGGAGCAGGCAATGCTCCAAGTACAG GAGCGTCTCCGTTCCCTCAAATCTCTGATCGCCGAAGTCGAGGCGGAACGCAAGCGAAATGAGCCAAACATCGTCAACACAATTCGATTGGCCAAGATGTCCAACGATGAGAAATCTCCTGCGGTAAATCATAAACTGAAGGCATTGTACAAGACTGGTCTTCAGGATGCAATCCAAGAGGAAAATTTGATTCGCCAAGCGTTGGCTAAGATTCAGGATATCCGAAACATTCGGAACGAACGCCGGATCCAAGCGAGGAATGCTGGCAATAAGGAAACTATTCGCCGAGGTGCGCTGATGAAGATGTTACAAATATCGGCGCAAACCTTACCACTGTTTGTCAGTAAGCCTGGAGAAAAGATTCCTCCATTGTGTGGATGCATTCCAGCCGATAATAGTTACGTTGCTAAGCCAGGGGATATGGTGGCCGCCTTGGTGAAAGGGTTGGAAGACGAGGAGAACTGGATCTTGGCTGAGGTTGTTCAATACCTTTCCTCAGCGAACAAGTATGAGGTCGACGATATTGACGAGGAGCAGAAAGATCGACACATTCTGAGCAAGCGTCGGATAGTACCACTTCCGCTGATGAGGGCTAATCCGGAAACCGACGGTCAGGCACTGTTCTCCAAAGGTACCACCGTTATGGCGCTGTACCCGCAGACCACTTGCTTCTATAAGGCGGTCATAAATGCATTGCCTCAAACGGCCAACGAAGAGTACGAAGTGCTGTTCGAGGATCCGACCTACGCCGATGGGTATTCTCCACCGCTTTACGTTGCCCAACGGTACGTCATTGCGATCAAGCAGAACAAGAAGGTTGGTGCCAACTCCTGA
- the LOC134288885 gene encoding uncharacterized protein LOC134288885 codes for MEAWNICPFKFNHLPETQTRTEWLRWKRNFEVIVAASEEKNSTKIKNILLAKGGLELQDLFYSIDGADVVEDIEKGVDPYKIAIAKLDGHFVPKQHDSFERNEFCQLSPPTTNEGKREPLGKFLMRCADQAKRCNFGKTEAESRELRIMDKVIYHAPAELRERLLQKEKLNLAQLTRIVNSFESIKTQSKAIENTGLGDASASTVSDQTTRINKLNTTANRYGSTCFRCGQQSHYGNDRECPARGRKCEKCHKIGHYAKVCRSGATFKRRYEGSNFGHPDKRRKFGNCSRRKPGAG; via the exons ATGGAAGCTTGGAACATATGCCCGTTTAAGTTCAACCATCTTCCGGAGACACAGACTCGGACAGAATGGTTGCGTTGGAAACGAAACTTCGAAGTAATTGTGGCCGCTAGCGAGGAGAAGAATTCTACCAAAATCAAGAACATTCTTCTTGCCAAAGGAGGTCTAGAACTTCAAGACTTATTCTATTCAATTGATGGAGCTGATGTGGTGGAAGATATTGAAAAAGGAGTTGACCCGTACAAGATAGCCATAGCCAAGTTGGATGGACATTTCGTTCCGAAGCAGCACGATTCTTTTGAGCGGAACGAGTTTTGCCAACTATCACCGCCCACTACTAATGAAGGAAAGCGCGAACCACTGGGGAAATTTTTGATGCGTTGTGCGGACCAAGCGAAGAGGTGTAATTTTGGAAAGACGGAGGCTGAAAGTCGTGAATTGCGGATCATGGACAAGGTAATTTATCATGCTCCGGCCGAATTGAGAGAGAGGTTGTTGCAGAAAGAGAAATTGAATTTGGCACAGCTGACACGCATTGTAAATTCGTTTGAATCGATCAAGACTCAATCAAAAGCGATTGAAAACACAGGATTAGGTGATGCATCAGCGTCCACAG TTTCGGATCAGACTACGCGGATCAATAAGCTAAATACTACGGCCAATCGTTATGGTAGCACGTGTTTCCGTTGCGGTCAGCAGAGTCATTATGGAAACGATCGCGAATGCCCAGCGCGTGGAAGGAAATGTGAGAAGTGCCACAAAATAGGACATTATGCTAAAGTATGTCGATCAGGAGCAACATTCAAACGACGTTATGAAGGATCAAATTTTGGCCATCCAGATAAACGAAGGAAATTTGGGAATTGTAGCCGAAGAAAACCTGGAGCAGGCTGA
- the LOC109405147 gene encoding polyadenylate-binding protein 2, with translation MADENLLNDSNLGALGSNDDDSELILEEDYLKGADMQIDPELEAIKARVKEMEEEAEKLKQLQTEVTKQMTLGSPTGVTPILTAEEKAEIDNRSIYVGNVDYGATAEELEAHFHGCGTINRVTILCNKADGHPKGFAYIEFGSKEFVETALAMNETLFRGRQIKVNPKRTNRPGMCTTNRFPRGSSVRGRGARISRACCYGGHRGSRRPAYVPYQNARYTE, from the exons ATGGCCGATGAAAATCTCTTGAACGACTCCAACCTGGGAGCGCTGGGATCGAATGATGATGACTCCGAGCTGATTCTTGAG GAGGACTATCTGAAAGGTGCTGATATGCAAATTGATCCGGAACTGGAGGCAATCAAGGCTCGTGTGAAAGAAATGGAGGAAGAAGCGGAGAAGTTGAAGCAACTTCAAACGGAAGTTACCAAACAAATGACGCTTGGGTCGCCCACCGGCGTCACCCCGATTCTGACGGCAGAAGAAAAAGCCGAAATTGATAATCGTTCCATTTACGTCGGTAATGTCGATTACGGAGCGACAGCGGAAGAGCTAGAAGCCCATTTCCATGGCTGTGGCACCATCAATAGGGTAACCATTCTGTGCAATAAGGCGGACGGACATCCGAAGGGTTTCGCCTACATAGAGTTTGGCTCGAAGGAATTTGTCGAAACGGCGCTGGCCATGAATGAAACTCTCTTCCGAGGGCGGCAAATCAAAGTCAATCCGAAACGAACGAACCGGCCGGGAATGTGCACTACCAATCGGTTCCCTCGGGGCTCCTCCGTCCGTGGGCGGGGAGCGCGCATTTCGAGGGCATGCTGCTACGGAGGACACCGAGGATCACGAAGACCTGCGTACGTACCTTATCAGAACGCAAGATACACTGaatag
- the LOC109405140 gene encoding RNA polymerase II subunit A C-terminal domain phosphatase: MAEENQNIICAPADSAIKIHKWKVREGYPVTSGNIILFYELPGGPEKDVKRLKATKAGVVKKRLAKEGEIVDKGKPLLALDQCSHTTVIKDMCADCGADLRQDDQAGGSEASVPMIHSVPELKVTETLAKKLGQADTERLLKDKKLVLLVDLDQTLIHTTNDNVPNNLKDVYHFQLYGPNSPWYHTRLRPGALEFLTKMHPYYELHICTFGARNYAHMIAQFLDPDGKLFSHRILSRDECFNATSKTDNLRALFPCGDSMVCIIDDREDVWNMAANLIQVKPYHFFQHTGDINAPPGMSKHELDGKGVDFKDLIGQFSKDKKDKGKNNSRPPTPKIETDEIKSEEVTTEGGKAATPAEEATKEENTSSEPVEKSEENKSDKKEQSEKQSAEKESSADDSNKKDKSDKDEEENLIEIEDPDDYLLYLEHILMKIHETFYEEYEKTKQISDLKRLIPQVKSQVLVGFNLVFSGLVPNSMKLVESKAYQVARSLGAKVTQDFTPETTHLVAVTFGTSKVHNARKNPKIKMVTPEWLWACAERWEHVEERLYPLKQSKPSKMRQPPPHCHSPEHAVNYGENKNAGGPSKQRGETQQEPPKFIDTLNPLLSFSNDDLDAMNNDFDEFFESDDSSSDEEPVDIENPPMNKTLRKRKRKEEKENRRNIFQKDDEDESSRTLIKYDETEDNDNSQTNLSSDDDESPSSKFRRGCGLPSDLDMGSNSAGSDDPVDDVDDGDWNMMGAALEREFLGLDE, from the exons ATGGCCGAGGAAAACCAAAACATCATCTGCGCTCCGGCGGATAGTGCCATCAAAATCCACAAATGGAAGGTCCGCGAGGGCTACCCCGTGACCAGCGGTAACATTATCCTGTTTTACGAGCTGCCCGGTGGCCCGGAAAAGGACGTGAAGCGCCTGAAAGCAACCAAAGCGGGCGTCGTAAAAAAGCGCCTCGCCAAGGAAGGCGAAATTGTTGATAAAGG gaAACCTTTACTGGCGCTGGACCAATGCAGTCACACCACGGTTATCAAGGATATGTGCGCTGATTGCGGTGCGGATTTGCGTCAAGATGATCAGGCAGGCGGATCGGAAGCTTCCGTTCCCATGATCCACTCAGTGCCGGAGCTGAAAGTAACGGAAACGCTGGCGAAGAAGTTGGGCCAAGCCGATACGGAACGATTGCTGAAGGACAAGAAGCTGGTGCTGTTGGTCGATTTGGATCAAACGTTAATTCACACCACCAACGATAATGTTCCCAACAATTTAAAG GACGTGTACCACTTTCAACTGTATGGCCCCAACTCCCCGTGGTACCACACGAGACTTCGCCCCGGAGCATTGGAGTTCCTTACCAAGATGCATCCCTACTATGAGCTACACATTTGTACGTTCGGGGCACGCAACTATGCCCACATGATTGCCCAGTTTCTGGATCCGGATGGGAAGCTTTTCTCGCACCGTATCCTTTCGCGGGACGAATGCTTCAACGCCACTAGCAAGACGGACAATTTGAG GGCGCTTTTCCCGTGTGGcgattcaatggtttgcattatCGATGATCGCGAGGACGTTTGGAATATGGCAGCCAACTTGATTCAGGTGAAGCCTTATCACTTCTTCCAACACACCGGTGATATCAATGCGCCTCCGGGGATGTCCAAACACGAACTGGACGGGAAGGGGGTTGATTTTAAAG ATCTCATCGGTCAGTTTTCCAAGGACAAGAAAGATAAAGGTAAAAATAACAGTCGACCACCGACGCCAAAGATTGAAACCGACGAGATAAAATCGGAGGAAGTTACTACTGAAGGTGGCAAAGCTGCAACCCCCGCGGAAGAAGCAACAAAGGAAGAAAATACTTCTTCGGAGCCAGTGGAGAAAAGTGAAGAAAATAAGTCTGATAAAAAAGAACAATCAGAGAAACAATCAGCTGAAAAAGAATCCTCAGCTGATGATTCGAACAAGAAAGATAAAAGTGACAAAGATGAAGAAGAAAATCTAATAGAAATTGAGGACCCGGACGATTATCTGCTTTACCTAGAGCATATACTAATGAAAATTCATGAGACGTTCTATGAAGAGTATGAAAAAACGAAGCAG ATATCCGACTTGAAGCGGCTAATCCCCCAGGTAAAATCCCAAGTACTGGTCGGCTTCAATCTCGTGTTCTCCGGTCTGGTGCCGAACAGTATGAAGCTGGTGGAAAGCAAAGCGTACCAGGTGGCGCGCAGTTTAGGCGCCAAAGTGACGCAAGATTTTACGCCCGAAACGACGCATTTGGTGGCGGTGACGTTCGGCACATCCAAGGTGCACAACGCCCGCAAGAATCCGAAAATCAAAATGGTAACCCCGGAGTGGCTGTGGGCCTGTGCCGAGCGATGGGAGCACGTCGAGGAGCGGCTGTATCCGCTGAAGCAATCGAAACCATCCAAGATGAGACAACCGCCGCCGCACTGTCACAGTCCCG AACACGCTGTCAACTACGGAGAAAACAAGAACGCTGGCGGTCCTTCGAAGCAGCGTGGCGAAACGCAGCAGGAACCGCCCAAGTTCATTGACACATTGAATCCACTGTTGAGCTTCTCCAACGACGACCTGGACGCCATGAACAATGATTTCGACGAGTTCTTCGAATCGGACGACAGCAGCAGTGACGAGGAACCGGTCGACATTGAAAACCCTCCGATGAACAAAACGTTGCGAAAGCGGAAACGCAAGGAAGAAAAGGAGAACCGTCGCAACATCTTCCAAAAAGACGACGAAGATGAATCCAGTAGGACTCTCATCAAGTATGACGA